Part of the Amphiura filiformis chromosome 9, Afil_fr2py, whole genome shotgun sequence genome is shown below.
AATAGATAACATGTActataaatgtttattttttttgcttAAGTATTAGTATTGATATTGTTATGTTTATATTCATTGGAGTTATATTTTGATCCCTCGAAAGCGCTCTCTCAGATACATAGGCATACTTGACACTTTTATATAATGTCCTTTAATCCCAGTAAATGTGTCACCATGACAATAGGGGTGAGAAACCCGCCGAAACATGTCTACAGTTTCTGCGGCCAACAGTTGGAGACAGTTGAATCTCATCCGTACCTGGGAGTGTGCTTCAACAACACATTGACATGGAGTGACCATATTACAAAAGTTTGCAAAAAGGCTCAGCGAGTTCTCGGTTTATTGCGTCGAAACCTATGGGGCTGTGAGGAGAAGATTAAATCAGCTGCATATACAACCCTCGTTAGACCTTTGTTAGAGTATGCCGCCACAGCATGGGATTCGTCACACCAGACAAACAACAGCAGGCTAGAGAGAGTCCAGAGGCAAGCTGCAAGATTTTGTAAAAGAGAGTACGGCAGGGAAAAAGGCACCGTCACCAGGATACTGAAAGAACTGGAATGGGAGACACTAGAAGCcagaagaaaaacaaagaaagtcATCATGAGGTACAAGATTAAAAATGGGTTGGTGGAAATATCACCGGAGAATCACCTGGTGCACCAGACTGATAAAGGAACCAGAGGCCACAAACAGAAGTTCATTCAGATCAGCTATAACAAAGATAGATATGGGGACACATTTTTTCCTTCCACCATTCCGTTGTGGAACAATCTTCCACGATCAGCTGTTGAGGCTGCCACCGTTGAAGGCTTCAAGGCAGCGAGGGGATTAAATTGAGTTATTTTTCGGAGTGTACTCCTTGAGGAGTCACATTTAAACAGTACTCTTTGCATGAATCACATGGAGTCCTCTCAGGGAAACACAGTAACTCCCATTTAATACTTGCATATTTTTAAGATATACATTGAGTCAGTAAACCTctcctttgtatttttttatttacccCTTTTTGAAATTTAACTCCATAGACAAGCCACTTTGACCCTCCAAAAGAGGTATCTTGACTCTCTCAGATACATACCTGACACTTGCTGCATGAGGACACTCTATAGTACTCTAGCATTTCGGATCCAGTAATCGAGTGAATTCGACTCCTTTATTTTTCTGTGTCTAGTGCAATATAGTGTAATTTCagatgaaaattaaaaaacaatctgAATCTGGACCTGAATCGGTGCTCCCTCTCCGCCTTGTTAAATAAATGTCAACAATGTTTTATAGAACATGTAGAATGAATTTTGCACATACTCCCATGATAGCAAGTGGTTAGTAGTTTATTGTAAGTTTCTCGAGATTGTTATACCTGTTAGTGTACAACTTTTACATCGTTTACAATTTCAAGAGTTTGTCTTGTTCCATTAAAATTCAGCAAAAAAATGACATTAGTTAAATCTTCTGGAAAATGAAACGGGGTCAATTTGACTCGATTACTAGATCTTAAATGCCAGAGTACTAAAGAAAATCTTGGTGCAGCCATTAAAGAGTCGGTTCGACTCTAGGCAGCTTCTTCAGCTAGTTGAATATATCTTACGTCTTACGTCTATCCTTGTCGGTAGGATTCTCTTCATCAGAAGCAACATCACCAACTTTGATAAGCGTGCTTGGGTGGCCGCGCTGCATTAATACTACTTCATTGCTTAATTTAATCCCCTCGCTGCCTTGAAGCCTTCAACGGTGGCAGCCTCAACAGCTGATCGTGGAAGATTGTTCCACAACGGAATGGTGGAAGGAAAAAATGTGTCCCCATATCTATCTTTGTTATAGCTGATCTGAATGAACTTCTGTTTGTGGCCTCTGGTTCCTTTATCAGTCTGGTGCACCAGGTGATTCTCCGGTGATATTTCCACCAACCCATTATTAATCTTGTACCTCATGATGACTTTCATTGTTTTTCTTCTGGCTTCTATTTGCATGAATCACATGGAGTCCTCTCAAGGAGACACCGTAACTCCCATTTAATACTTGCATATTTTTaagatacagggtgagtcaaaaaaactgcaatagagcaaacaatcaatatttatgtaagaaccaagtcgaactttcccaatattgaaagattctataaatgTTACACTCAgtggccaccttctgtgaaaatatgaagtgaatcgcgactaccgtttaatttttatgagtcattttgctgcgatacccaatttcgttatttgtccacgaggtaccatgtattttaaatgagagcacacagtgcacggtaaagacaccagatctgaaactgactttaacttaaataaggttgtttttgcgttattttaatttctttcttttttctgttcaaacaaactttctaacattactttaagcccttcatacctcactcgactccaactttttttttaaattccaataCGTCCTactttttggatattttgaaattcactccacttcaatttgcgcgcatttcattttgacatttgaaaaacccacctgcaaatttgtatctttttgatagagaataaacatctttaaagtaaaggtaaaatgaaaataacaacaaataatgtttcttctccttaaataagaccaagggcaataacactttgggcgctccattttattttaatgccaatgaggtcacaaaatggcagttgttccaaaccTACctaacacagagtgggctgacattcaaattttagatgtctcttggacaaacattaaaattgggtagcgctataaaatgtgtcataaaaacaaaacggtaaatgctaattccctacttttttcacacaaggtcactgatggatataccatatataaaatgttttaaaacccaaaaagttcaactcggttcttaaataaaaatggattcttttctctattgcactttttttgactcaccctgtataaattGAGTCAGTTAGACTCTCCTTTGTACTTTTGTATTGACCCCTTTTTAGAAATTTGACTCCGTTCCGTAGACAAGCCACTTTGACCCTCCAAAAGAGTTATCTTGACTCTCTCAGATACATACTTGACACTTGCTGCATGAGGACATTCTATAGTACTCTAGCATTTCGGATCCAGTAATCGAGTGAATTCGACTCCTTTATTTTTCGGTGTCTAGTGCAATATATATAGTGTAAATTCAGATGATAATTAAAATAATCTGAATCTGGACCTGAATCGGTCGTCCCTCTccgccctttaaataaatgtctACAATGTTTTATAGAACATGTAGAATACATTTTGCACATACTCCCATGATAGCAAGTGGTTAGTAGTTTATTGTAAGTTTCTCGAGATTGTTATATCTGTTAGTGTACAACTTGCAACAAACATCGTTTACAATTTCAAGAGTTTGTCTTGATCCATTAAAATTCAGCAATATAATGACATAAGTTAACTTGTGCTTGTTTCTAAGCCCCAATCTCTTGGAGAATGAAACGGGGTCGGGTAGGCTTGAAATCCAAGCATTTACATGTGAATGAAATCAATGCATAATGTTTTGTGCCAGTAATCGGCCCAAAAGGCATTGCATTTCAAATTTAAACGTTacagtcaattaatttacatTTGTAACCTCAAGGTGATATTGAAGATAATTGTGTTCCACTTCAAATAAACCTCAGAGGTATGAATGTATAGAAGGGCCCTGATGTGCCCTGTATAATTGCATTTATGATTcagttattgttaacttaatcaaacagtgtgttttggttgtgcattctgaagtgaatttgggtaaaaggcgtttttggtcttgagtcattaacgactcgtaacaatgcgCACAATTTTCTCGGAAGTGGAATAATTCGCccaacatttttgttttgatatattataggccttattACTCTAGAACTGTAAGacttatgaaaatataaatgcaattatttaaTTCCTTTAATCACTGCCTATAAGATCAATGCATTAGGTACAATACCGTTATTTAGtcaaatggctaaaactgaaaaaatatggcTCCTATCATCGCACTCACCTTGataaataataaaatctaatgaatgaaattgaattacgTGTATACCTATAAATGATTCCCAAGAATTATTTTGTGTGTAACACAGAATAGTTTGTTTGCTTCAAATACAGAAAAAGTCATCAGATCTTTAATTGAGTCACTGTGTAAAAGATACTCGAAATTAATGCAATTATCTACGTATGGGCTGGATCTTAAGACCGGTTATTAACACTCTCCATAATTTGAGCatgattaatatttttttcttctcaaCACGACAAACGCAAGCATCTCTTTCGCAGTACTTTCTTGTATTAAATGTATGCAGTTAAATAACGAAAGGTATGTGGAATAATCCAGTTGATAAGAATTATTTAATTCTTTCATTTCTtccttttttaaataattaagctttttaattttcttttgatTTATGTCATTAGACAATTATATCCGTGATTATAAATACAATGTTATataaaaggtcatgttttttatactgggcacctaaaaagggcGGCTCTGTTGCATTTTTACTCATCAAGacatgtttacatgcatgtagtttatttatttgatgtttattatgagcttgtctagtactattttgttccttagacattggcctttcaatttctgaaacaaaaatttatgatttccatttgtactaattactgtaactcgttaagtctaattagtcaggggtggctcatgtggcggaggatcacaatgctgtacaatggtgatcctccgccacatgatcttcaataaacattattgatggatttctacttgtttctgtacgATACTTGATCTCGGCTaaatgatatcatgtttagcattcattgcctcagtatttcttaattaattagacaattaaaaattactaattacttgtt
Proteins encoded:
- the LOC140160076 gene encoding uncharacterized protein, which codes for MTIGVRNPPKHVYSFCGQQLETVESHPYLGVCFNNTLTWSDHITKVCKKAQRVLGLLRRNLWGCEEKIKSAAYTTLVRPLLEYAATAWDSSHQTNNSRLERVQRQAARFCKREYGREKGTVTRILKELEWETLEARRKTKKVIMRYKIKNGLVEISPENHLVHQTDKGTRGHKQKFIQISYNKDRYGDTFFPSTIPLWNNLPRSAVEAATVEGFKAARGLN